From Gemmatimonadaceae bacterium, the proteins below share one genomic window:
- the lepA gene encoding translation elongation factor 4 — translation MKQDHIRNFCIVAHIDHGKSTLADRLIEATGTLEKRAMKEQVLDTLDLERERGITIKLNAVRMNYRAKDGRAYELNLIDTPGHVDFTYEVSRSLAACEGAILVVDASQGIQAQTLSNLFLALDAGLEIVPVLNKIDLPSAEPDRRKQEVHDLIGADPDDILLVSAKEGIGIDALLEQIVRKIPPPEGDPGAPLRALIFDSYYDRYRGAIPMVRVVDGVLRPGMNIAFGASDATYEVDEVGYHQLRQVKSASLSPGEVGYVVANVRRVQETRVGDTIFDAANRAAAALPGYQDIHSMVFSGLYPTDANQYPELRDALEKLQLNDASLRYEPETSTALGFGFRCGFLGLLHMEIVQERLEREFDLDLVTTVPNVEYHVYRTTGAMDVIENPSTMPHGSEVDRIEEPFVKARIVAPADYIGAIMALGTERRGVYRNMSYLDASRVEFDFEFPLGEIILDFYDKLKTVSRGYAGLDYEMLE, via the coding sequence GTGAAACAGGATCACATCCGCAATTTCTGCATCGTCGCACACATCGACCACGGCAAGTCGACGCTCGCCGACCGGTTGATCGAAGCCACGGGCACGTTGGAAAAGCGCGCGATGAAGGAGCAGGTGCTCGACACGCTCGACCTCGAGCGCGAGCGCGGCATCACCATCAAGCTCAACGCCGTGCGCATGAACTATCGCGCGAAAGATGGCCGCGCGTACGAGCTCAACCTGATCGACACGCCGGGACACGTCGACTTCACGTATGAAGTTTCGCGCTCGCTCGCCGCGTGCGAGGGCGCGATCCTCGTCGTCGACGCGTCGCAGGGCATCCAGGCGCAGACGCTGAGCAATCTCTTTCTTGCACTCGACGCCGGACTCGAAATCGTCCCGGTGCTCAACAAAATCGACCTGCCGAGTGCAGAGCCGGACCGTCGCAAACAGGAAGTGCACGACCTCATCGGCGCCGACCCGGACGACATCCTGCTGGTGAGCGCGAAGGAAGGCATCGGGATCGACGCGCTGCTCGAGCAAATCGTGCGCAAGATTCCGCCGCCGGAGGGCGATCCCGGCGCGCCATTGCGCGCCCTCATCTTCGATTCGTACTACGATCGCTATCGCGGCGCGATTCCGATGGTGCGGGTCGTCGACGGCGTCCTGCGTCCGGGGATGAACATTGCCTTCGGCGCGAGCGACGCGACCTACGAAGTCGACGAAGTCGGATACCATCAGCTCCGCCAGGTGAAGAGCGCGTCGCTCTCGCCCGGGGAAGTGGGGTACGTGGTGGCGAACGTGCGGCGCGTGCAGGAGACGCGTGTTGGCGACACCATCTTCGACGCCGCCAATCGCGCGGCCGCCGCGCTGCCCGGGTATCAGGACATCCACTCGATGGTGTTCTCGGGCCTCTATCCGACGGACGCCAACCAGTATCCGGAGCTGCGCGACGCGCTCGAGAAGCTGCAGCTCAACGACGCATCCCTCCGCTACGAGCCCGAGACGTCGACTGCGTTAGGCTTCGGCTTTCGATGCGGGTTCCTGGGCCTGCTGCACATGGAGATCGTGCAGGAGCGGCTGGAGCGCGAGTTCGATCTCGACCTCGTGACCACCGTGCCCAACGTGGAGTACCACGTGTACCGCACCACGGGCGCGATGGACGTGATCGAGAACCCGTCCACGATGCCGCACGGCTCCGAGGTGGATCGCATCGAGGAACCGTTCGTCAAGGCGCGCATCGTGGCGCCGGCCGACTACATCGGCGCGATCATGGCGTTGGGCACCGAGCGCCGCGGCGTCTA
- a CDS encoding DUF58 domain-containing protein: MSSTRPDLLDPATIAALGRIEIVARWIVDGFLTGLHRSPRKGFSVEFAEHRPYLPGDELRYVDWKIAARADKWVVKQYEEETNLRATIVLDVSRSMAWRGDESRLTKLAYAERLAAAIALLFLRQRDAVGLVRFDDAVRSAVPPRVRSGQWQRIVAALDDAGAGRASFAPAALEQAGRLIVRRGMIVLISDLLMDPPDVISRVRALRHAGHHVAVLHVMDPAERDLPARGDALFVDPESDIEVPAASADVRAAYRQTVDRALGEWRDALSGVGAAYELVTTDAPFGVPLRRAFAVRQRLP; the protein is encoded by the coding sequence ATGTCTTCGACACGTCCCGACCTGTTGGACCCTGCCACGATCGCGGCGCTGGGGCGCATCGAAATCGTGGCGCGCTGGATCGTGGACGGCTTCCTTACCGGGTTGCACCGGTCGCCGCGCAAAGGATTCTCGGTGGAGTTTGCGGAGCACCGTCCGTATCTCCCCGGCGACGAGCTGCGCTACGTGGACTGGAAGATCGCGGCGCGCGCGGACAAGTGGGTGGTGAAGCAGTACGAGGAAGAGACGAATCTGCGCGCGACCATCGTGCTCGATGTGAGCCGGTCGATGGCGTGGCGCGGCGATGAGTCGCGCCTCACGAAGCTCGCGTATGCCGAACGACTCGCCGCGGCCATCGCGCTGTTGTTCCTGCGGCAGCGGGACGCGGTCGGGTTGGTGCGCTTCGACGACGCCGTGCGGAGCGCGGTGCCGCCGCGGGTGCGCAGCGGGCAGTGGCAGCGCATCGTGGCGGCGCTGGATGATGCCGGTGCGGGGCGCGCGTCGTTCGCGCCGGCGGCGTTGGAGCAGGCGGGCCGGCTCATCGTGCGTCGCGGGATGATCGTGCTCATCTCGGATCTGCTCATGGACCCGCCCGATGTGATCTCGCGCGTGCGCGCGCTGCGGCACGCGGGGCACCACGTGGCGGTGCTCCACGTGATGGATCCGGCGGAGCGCGATCTGCCGGCGCGCGGCGACGCGCTGTTCGTGGATCCCGAGAGCGACATCGAAGTGCCGGCGGCGTCCGCCGACGTGCGGGCGGCGTACCGGCAGACGGTGGACCGTGCGTTAGGCGAATGGCGCGACGCGCTGTCCGGCGTGGGCGCGGCCTACGAGCTGGTCACGACGGACGCGCCGTTCGGCGTGCCGCTCCGGCGGGCCTTTGCCGTGAGGCAGCGGCTGCCGTGA